Part of the Cytophagales bacterium genome is shown below.
ATCCAATGTAACAGGCAACCCTTCTATTCCCATGCAAATAGATGCTTTTACCGGCAAATTAAGTGTTACCCCTGCCTCCACCGGCCTTTTTGTTTTCTCAGTGTTGTGTGAAGAATTTCGTGGCGGTGTAAAAATTGGAGCAGTAAGAAGAGATTACCAGCTTTTGGTGATTGACTGTCCCGAAAACTTAAAGCCGGAAATCAATCTGGAATTACCTGATACCTCTGCATTTTATATTGAAGGAAAAGATACTATAGTTATCTACACTGCGGATTCGACAGATAAGTGGTGTTATCAATTAGCTATAACAGATAGCAATATAAACGAAAATGTAACCATAAAAATTATTCCACAAAATTTCTCACCGGGGATAATAACCCTTTCCCAAAATCAAGGCTTTTTGGCGGATACATCCGATACATTGAAAATTGACATGTGTTGGGATGATTGCAGAAATATTCAGGATACGGCAACATTTTATATATTTGATATAGTGGTGCAGGATAATGGATGCCCTGTGCCCAAAACCGACACCCTCAGTGTAATATTATTGGTCATCCCTGAACCTAATGATACTCCAGGTGTATTTAATGATACCGTTTATATAGAACATACTGATATTGAAAATCCACTCAATAATTATGTTAAAATAATAACAAATGATACAATTTACTTCTTAATAGTTGACGATTCAATTTACTTTAATGTATCCGGCACTGACCCTGATAGCGACTTTGTATCCTTATATGCTTTTGGAGAAGGTTTTAATTTGCAGGATTACGGGATGGTTTTTAACGATACATCCGGTATTGGAAGTGTAACGTCTCAATTTTATTGGAAAATTGAATGTGATAAAGTAGAAAAAGGAATATATGTTGTAAAATTTGTTGTTGATGACAATACCTGTTTTGAATCTCATAAGGATACTATCGCGGTAAAATTTATTGTAAGAGATATATTCACGGTTGACACATTCAAAATTCCTAATGTTTTTACGCCCAATGGGGATGGTAAAAATGAGTGTTTTGAAGTAAGATCGGGAATCAGGGATTTGAATCCTGAAGTTTCTATTATTTATGATGAAAGTCAATTTCCAAAAACATCAATATATAATCGTAAGAAAGGTCTTTTAGAGCTACACAAGGCAAGCTGCAAAGATTATTTTTTTGAGATTGAAATTTATAACCGCTGGGGCAGGCTTGTTTTTAAAGATGATAAAAGAGATTTCAAATGGTGTGGAGAAGGATTTCCCGATGGAGTTTATTTCTACATAATCAGCTTTTCAGAATCTGATCATTTTAAAGGCACGGTTACGATACTCAGGTAGCTAAAGAAGAACATAACTTCACCCGCCTGCCAAAGCGCCTGTCTGTCACAGGCAGGCAGTGGCGGGCAGGTAAGTTGATTAAAAATAATATTAGCCACTAATTATAATAAATAAATTCGTTCAAATTCGTGTAATTCATGCCTAAACATTGATATTCCGATACGTATATTTAATCTATTATAAACTAAAAAAGGATAAACAAAATTTTTAAAATATAACAATAGTATTATGTTATTTAGATAAAATATCTTTATTTTGCAGTTATGAAATGGACATTTCTATATACCATTCTGTTATTGTTATTATCCCCCTTCGCCCATGCCACGCACATTGTAGGCGGAGAGTTTGAGCTTATTTATCAGACAGGATATACTTATGTGTTAAACTTAAATCTCTATTTTGATGACGTAAACGGCAATCCTGGAGCAGAGGATGACACAGTAAAAGTACATACATTTGATAAAAAAACAAATACATGGATAGAAACTTTTAGTTTGCCGAAAACAACCAACAGTGAATTTATTAAATATACCGATCCGGATTGTGAAGATAGCAGATTGAGAACCAGGATCATCAAGTACCAGGCAGAGGTTTATCTCAACCCGGCAGATTATAGTGGCCCGGAAGGATATTATCTGATCTGGGAACGCTGCTGCCGGAATAACATCATTGATAACATTAATGACCCTGGAGTTACAGGCATGACCTTTTACATGGAATTTCCCCCTGTGGACAAAGAAAATACTTCCCCATTATTCAAACTGCCTTTTGGTGATTACGCTTGTGTGGATGAATTATTTGAATACGACTTTTCTGCAGTGGATCCGGACAGTGCTCTTTTCGGTGATTCATTGGTTTATTCGCTTGTAACGCCTTTAAAAGGACATAGCAGTCTTACGCCTGGTAACGTTATACCTCCTGCAATGCCTGCACCTTATGTTATTGTTAGTTGGTTAGATCCGCCATATAGTTTATCCAATGTAACAGGCAACCCTTCTATTCCCATGCAAATAGATGCTTTTACCGGCAAATTAAGTGTTACCCCTGCCTTCACCGGCCTTTTTGTTTTCTCAGTGTTGTGTGAAGAATTTCGTGGCGGTGTGAAAATCGGAGCAGTAAGAAGAGATTACCAGCTTTTGGTGATTGACTGTCCCCAAAACATAAAGCCGGAAATCAATCTGCAATTACCAGACACCTCTGCATTTTATACAGAAGGAAAAGATACTATAGTTATCTACACTGCGGATTCGACAGATATATGGTGTTATCAATTGGCTATAACAGATAGCAATATAAACGAAAATGTAACGATAAAAATTATTCCAAATAATTTCTCACCGGGGATAATAACTCTTTCTCAAAATCAAGGCATTGTGGTGGATACATTGAAAATCGATATGTGTTGGGATGATTGCAAAAATATTCAAAACATGGCAACACTTTTTATATTTGATATAATGGTGCAGGATAGCGGATGCCCTGTGCCCAAAACCAGTACCCTCAGTGTAATATTATTGGTCATACCTGAACCTAATGATACTCCAAGTGTTTTTACTGATACTGTTTATATAGAACATACTGACTTTGACAATCCACTCAATAATTATGTTAAAACAATAACAGATGATTCAATTTACTTCTTAATAGTTGACGATTCAATTTACTTTAATGTATCCGGCACTGACCCTTATAGCAACTTTGTATCCTTATATGCACTTGGAGAAGGTTTTAATTTGCAGGATTACGGAATGGCTTTTAAAGATACATCCGGTATTGGAAGTGTAGCGTCTCAATTTTATTGGAAAATTGATTGTGATAAAGTAGAAAAAGGAATATATGTTGTTAAATTTGTTGTTGATGACAATACCTGTATTGAATCTCTTAAGGATACTATCACGGTAAAATTTATTGTAAGAGATTTCGTTACAGTTGATACATTCTTTGTTCCCAATATTTTTACGCCTAATGGTGATGGTATAAATGATTGTTTTTATATGCCTCACGGTAACATAATAAATGACTCTGTTATTTATTATGATGGAACTCAAATCCTGAAAATACAGAAATTCAATTTAAAGGAAGGTCATTTAGAACTACAAAAGGCAAGCTGTAAAGATTATTTTTTTGAAATTGAAATTTATAACCGCTGGGGCAGGGTTGTTTTTAATGATGATAAAAGAGATTTCAAATGGTGTGGAGAAGGATTTCCAGATGGGGTTTATTTCTACGTGATCAGCTTTTCAGAATCTGATCATTTTAAAGGCACGGTTACGATACTCCGATAATCGGAATTTGAATCTCGAGTACCCGGGATGAAAGTTTTTAACATATAAAGCTGTATTTTAAATAATCAGATATTGGATATTAGATATTTGCCCTACTAATTACGAATTGGCGAATTACGAATTCGTAATTCGCCAATTCGTAATTGGTAGGAATTTACGAGCATCTATCAACATCCAATATCATTTTTATCATGGCAACGAACACTAAATTCTGGTACCTCGAAAATTTCATCTTATTTAGTTGTCTTTCCAAAGATGAAATGGGGGATCTTGCGCAAAAAACAACTATGCGTAACTGCTCAAGGGATAAATTTATTTACTTTCCTGATGAACCTTCCAGGAATATTTACTTTTTAAAAGAAGGGAGGGTGAAAATCGGTTCATATTCCGAAGATGGAAAGGAAATTATAAAGACAATTTTACAACCCGGGGAGATCTTTGGAGAATTATCAATAACAGGTGAAGAAAAAAGGAATGATTTTGCTCAAGCCATAGACGATAATGTGATGATATGTGTGATGAATATGAAGGATATGGAAGAATTGATGGAAAAAAACACCAAATTAGGAATGAGACTTACAAAGCTTATCGGTTTTCGCCTTAGAAAAGTAGAGAGGAGATTAGAATCGCTTATTTTTAAAGACGCCCGCACCCGCATTGTTGATCTCATAAAAGATATGGCGACAGAAGATAGCAAAATGGTAGGCACCGAAACATTGATCATGAACAATCTTACCCATCAGGATATGGCGAAGCTAACTGCCACTTCCCGTCAAACCGTAACCACCGTTCTGAATGAATTGCGTGAAAAAAATCTTATTTATTTTGACCGGAAAAGGATATTGATCCGGGATATTGGCAAACTGATATAGGCG
Proteins encoded:
- a CDS encoding Crp/Fnr family transcriptional regulator, encoding MATNTKFWYLENFILFSCLSKDEMGDLAQKTTMRNCSRDKFIYFPDEPSRNIYFLKEGRVKIGSYSEDGKEIIKTILQPGEIFGELSITGEEKRNDFAQAIDDNVMICVMNMKDMEELMEKNTKLGMRLTKLIGFRLRKVERRLESLIFKDARTRIVDLIKDMATEDSKMVGTETLIMNNLTHQDMAKLTATSRQTVTTVLNELREKNLIYFDRKRILIRDIGKLI
- a CDS encoding gliding motility-associated C-terminal domain-containing protein, with product SNVTGNPSIPMQIDAFTGKLSVTPASTGLFVFSVLCEEFRGGVKIGAVRRDYQLLVIDCPENLKPEINLELPDTSAFYIEGKDTIVIYTADSTDKWCYQLAITDSNINENVTIKIIPQNFSPGIITLSQNQGFLADTSDTLKIDMCWDDCRNIQDTATFYIFDIVVQDNGCPVPKTDTLSVILLVIPEPNDTPGVFNDTVYIEHTDIENPLNNYVKIITNDTIYFLIVDDSIYFNVSGTDPDSDFVSLYAFGEGFNLQDYGMVFNDTSGIGSVTSQFYWKIECDKVEKGIYVVKFVVDDNTCFESHKDTIAVKFIVRDIFTVDTFKIPNVFTPNGDGKNECFEVRSGIRDLNPEVSIIYDESQFPKTSIYNRKKGLLELHKASCKDYFFEIEIYNRWGRLVFKDDKRDFKWCGEGFPDGVYFYIISFSESDHFKGTVTILR
- a CDS encoding gliding motility-associated C-terminal domain-containing protein, with the translated sequence MKWTFLYTILLLLLSPFAHATHIVGGEFELIYQTGYTYVLNLNLYFDDVNGNPGAEDDTVKVHTFDKKTNTWIETFSLPKTTNSEFIKYTDPDCEDSRLRTRIIKYQAEVYLNPADYSGPEGYYLIWERCCRNNIIDNINDPGVTGMTFYMEFPPVDKENTSPLFKLPFGDYACVDELFEYDFSAVDPDSALFGDSLVYSLVTPLKGHSSLTPGNVIPPAMPAPYVIVSWLDPPYSLSNVTGNPSIPMQIDAFTGKLSVTPAFTGLFVFSVLCEEFRGGVKIGAVRRDYQLLVIDCPQNIKPEINLQLPDTSAFYTEGKDTIVIYTADSTDIWCYQLAITDSNINENVTIKIIPNNFSPGIITLSQNQGIVVDTLKIDMCWDDCKNIQNMATLFIFDIMVQDSGCPVPKTSTLSVILLVIPEPNDTPSVFTDTVYIEHTDFDNPLNNYVKTITDDSIYFLIVDDSIYFNVSGTDPYSNFVSLYALGEGFNLQDYGMAFKDTSGIGSVASQFYWKIDCDKVEKGIYVVKFVVDDNTCIESLKDTITVKFIVRDFVTVDTFFVPNIFTPNGDGINDCFYMPHGNIINDSVIYYDGTQILKIQKFNLKEGHLELQKASCKDYFFEIEIYNRWGRVVFNDDKRDFKWCGEGFPDGVYFYVISFSESDHFKGTVTILR